In Apium graveolens cultivar Ventura chromosome 10, ASM990537v1, whole genome shotgun sequence, the following are encoded in one genomic region:
- the LOC141692434 gene encoding delta(12)-fatty-acid desaturase FAD2-like produces MGKGGRMSVEDKNEESINVGRVPHQKPPFTIADIKKAIPPHCFNRSLIRSSSYLVFDIAVCFLLYYIATNYISLLPAPLSYVAWTAYVYVQGCFMFAIWVVAHECGHHGFSDYHLLNDTLGFILHSLLLVPYFSWKISHRRHHANTNSLDRDENHVPRFKNTIRSYYHHFNNPVGRVFIIAFTLTLGWPLYLIVNIAGRSYDRFASHFDPYSPIYSERERAQIMLSDLGFVAACYGLYRIAAVKGFAWVFLVYGAPLHVVNGFLVMITLLHHTHLSLPHYDSSEWDWLRGALATVDRDYGILNKVFHHIADTHVLHHLISSIPHYHAQEATEAIKPVLGEYYHYDGTPFYKAMWREAKECLYVEEEAEGDNKTKGVYWYKNKL; encoded by the coding sequence ATGGGTAAGGGTGGGCGTATGTCAGTTGAAGACAAAAATGAAGAGAGCATTAATGTTGGTCGGGTTCCTCATCAGAAACCACCATTTACAATAGCAGATATCAAGAAGGCCATTCCACCCCATTGCTTTAATCGCTCGCTCATTCGTTCTTCTTCGTACCTAGTTTTCGACATTGCTGTTTGCTTCTTACTCTACTACATTGCCACCAATTACATTTCTCTCCTCCCTGCTCCCCTTTCTTATGTTGCCTGGACTGCCTATGTTTATGTCCAGGGTTGTTTTATGTTTGCTATTTGGGTGGTGGCACACGAGTGCGGTCACCACGGCTTTAGCGACTATCACTTGTTAAACGATACTTTAGGCTTTATTCTACACTCCCTTCTACTAGTTCCTTATTTCTCTTGGAAAATTAGTCATCGTCGCCACCATGCCAACACCAATTCACTTGATCGCGATGAAAATCATGTTCCTAGGTTCAAGAACACCATCAGATCATACTACCATCACTTCAACAATCCAGTAGGCCGAGTCTTTATCATCGCATTTACTCTAACCTTAGGATGGCCTTTGTACTTGATTGTAAACATAGCCGGAAGGTCTTATGATCGTTTTGCATCCCACTTTGATCCATACAGTCCTATCTACTCCGAACGTGAACGAGCTCAAATCATGTTATCCGATCTTGGATTTGTTGCAGCCTGTTACGGACTATATAGGATTGCAGCAGTGAAAGGATTTGCATGGGTTTTCCTAGTGTACGGTGCTCCATTACACGTAGTTAATGGTTTCCTTGTGATGATTACGTTGTTGCATCACACTCACCTTTCATTGCCTCACTACGATTCATCGGAATGGGATTGGTTGAGAGGGGCTCTAGCAACGGTTGACAGGGATTATGGAATTCTAAACAAAGTGTTCCATCACATAGCAGATACACATGTGCTACACCATTTGATCTCCTCCATCCCTCATTATCATGCTCAGGAAGCCACAGAAGCCATTAAGCCGGTGCTCGGCGAATACTATCATTATGATGGAACTCCGTTTTACAAGGCAATGTGGAGAGAAGCTAAGGAGTGTCTTTATGTTGAAGAAGAGGCCGAAGGTGACAACAAGACTAAAGGTGTTTATTGGTACAAAAATAAGCTCTAA